A genomic region of Fodinisporobacter ferrooxydans contains the following coding sequences:
- a CDS encoding metal-dependent transcriptional regulator, with product MEKTKGMDKYLEAIYVLHSEGQTVVGSKLAEYLGVTRPTVTQTVQRLVSVGFVKHSDSREISLTKLGAERAETIIRRHRLIERWLTDVLELDWAEAHEEASRLEHAISDRVESRLAKILGFPTTCPHGNVIPGSGVPIAKAIPLSEMSIPSTVTVNRIFEHAEEDAETLRFFETNGFVPNAKIFLLSSTPATGEILAQIRDSKITIPFEIAKRILVTMVDQKIR from the coding sequence ATGGAAAAAACAAAAGGTATGGATAAATACCTTGAAGCAATCTATGTATTGCATTCCGAAGGCCAAACGGTGGTGGGATCCAAACTGGCGGAGTATTTGGGCGTTACGAGACCAACCGTAACCCAAACGGTACAACGGTTAGTCAGTGTGGGTTTTGTCAAACATTCGGATTCACGTGAAATTTCGCTTACAAAGCTTGGAGCCGAACGTGCGGAAACCATCATCCGTCGTCATCGCTTGATTGAACGCTGGTTGACAGATGTATTAGAGTTGGATTGGGCGGAGGCGCACGAAGAAGCAAGCCGATTGGAACATGCGATTTCGGATCGGGTGGAATCGAGGCTGGCAAAAATTTTGGGATTTCCGACTACGTGTCCACATGGAAATGTCATTCCGGGATCCGGGGTACCCATTGCAAAGGCAATACCCTTATCCGAGATGTCAATCCCCTCTACCGTTACAGTCAATCGAATTTTTGAGCATGCAGAAGAAGATGCAGAAACTCTTCGTTTTTTTGAAACAAATGGGTTCGTTCCAAACGCCAAGATATTCCTGCTATCTTCAACTCCCGCAACCGGTGAGATTCTGGCTCAAATCCGTGACAGCAAAATCACAATTCCGTTTGAAATTGCCAAGCGAATTCTTGTTACTATGGTAGATCAAAAAATACGTTAA
- a CDS encoding helix-turn-helix transcriptional regulator: MLQNIEQLSDVRRNILEALKRNGPVTIAELANRFAMTGEAIRQHLLILEKEGWVERKIFRASHGAGRPSTRYRLTSEGEHLFPKNYVSLAVEVIDTITEHFGQDALRHVLESMTEHRVREWEPRVNGLSLSERVNVLRDIYQENDAYMEIEQSGDQVCLIEKNCPFLNVAKRRPALCSVTVSAFTRLLGCRVVREERFQNGDGRCVFRVLVDQPIDPETSVFSYEDENLTHS; encoded by the coding sequence ATGCTTCAGAACATCGAACAACTTTCAGATGTCCGTCGAAATATTTTGGAAGCCCTTAAACGCAATGGGCCTGTAACGATCGCGGAGCTTGCAAATCGTTTTGCGATGACGGGAGAAGCAATACGGCAACATCTTTTGATACTTGAAAAAGAAGGATGGGTCGAACGAAAAATTTTTCGGGCAAGTCATGGAGCCGGACGGCCATCCACTCGTTATCGTCTGACATCCGAAGGTGAACATCTCTTTCCGAAAAATTACGTAAGCCTGGCAGTAGAAGTGATCGATACAATTACGGAACACTTTGGTCAGGATGCGTTGCGACACGTCCTTGAATCTATGACAGAACATCGGGTTCGGGAGTGGGAGCCGCGTGTCAATGGATTGAGCCTTTCGGAACGTGTCAATGTTCTAAGGGATATATATCAGGAAAATGATGCATACATGGAAATTGAGCAGTCAGGAGATCAAGTTTGCTTGATTGAAAAAAATTGCCCGTTTTTAAATGTTGCGAAACGGCGTCCAGCACTTTGCAGTGTTACAGTATCCGCTTTTACACGTTTGTTGGGATGCCGGGTAGTACGAGAGGAGCGTTTTCAAAACGGCGATGGACGTTGCGTATTTCGAGTGCTTGTCGATCAGCCGATTGACCCTGAAACAAGTGTTTTTTCATATGAGGACGAAAACTTGACACATTCGTAA
- the folE gene encoding GTP cyclohydrolase I FolE, with protein MNIEASKKHPFFEYLVSETDDKIIQATNFMNSIRDLIKLCGDDPDRDGLFETPKRVLHAFLEYTEGYREDPKNHLKKTFDVDHKQLVLVKDIEFYSMCEHHFAPFFGVAHVGYIPDAKITGLSKIARTVDGYAKRFQVQERLTNEIAEAIEEILEPKGTMVVIEAKHMCMCGRGIKKSDAATITTSVHGIFENQSDKRAEFLSLL; from the coding sequence ATGAATATTGAAGCATCAAAAAAGCATCCGTTTTTTGAGTATCTTGTTTCTGAAACAGACGATAAAATCATACAAGCCACAAATTTTATGAATTCCATCAGAGATTTGATTAAACTTTGCGGAGACGATCCCGATCGGGATGGACTTTTCGAAACTCCGAAGCGTGTCTTGCATGCTTTTCTTGAGTATACGGAAGGGTATCGGGAGGATCCCAAAAATCATCTGAAAAAAACGTTTGATGTGGATCACAAACAATTGGTTTTGGTTAAGGATATTGAATTCTACTCCATGTGTGAACATCATTTTGCACCGTTTTTTGGAGTTGCTCACGTTGGATATATACCAGATGCAAAAATTACCGGCTTGTCAAAAATTGCTCGTACGGTTGACGGGTATGCAAAGCGGTTTCAAGTGCAAGAGCGCCTGACCAATGAAATCGCTGAAGCAATTGAAGAAATTCTCGAACCGAAGGGTACGATGGTCGTCATTGAGGCAAAACATATGTGTATGTGTGGACGAGGAATTAAAAAATCAGATGCTGCGACAATCACTACATCCGTTCACGGTATTTTTGAAAATCAGTCTGACAAACGTGCTGAATTTTTATCGCTTCTCTAA
- a CDS encoding FTR1 family iron permease yields MRRKIRDRKISRALFLFVLAVVFILPISAQAASQGTENLTQAETIVDKALSEANQGHLSQAKDTYQKFPDMWLKIEDSVKTESGQAYSDIELNMGQVDYALIQNKQPGIVKALQGLKDVNERFIHGQYAKGEQFKKESITLGDFLNMLQETKKQTQNHDQQAALQDIGKVRQSWLSVEGVVVAQSASIYGDSERDMVTINAMIAAGNDQGAAQILDRMIQYLTPLATKTGYTIWDAAMIPIREGLEALLVVAALLAFVKKSNQSKGKVWIWSGVFGGLGVSAILAVVVKLVFSSGAFGNNNFLISGWTGVIAAAMLLYMAYWLHSQSNIKDWQKYLRTQSQSAVDTGRLVSLGVLSFLAVFREGTETVLFIIGMINQISIQNLILGLLLGLGILAVLAFLMLVVGIKLPMRPFFMVSSFIVFYLCLKFTGMGIHSLQLAGTLPSTTAPLPSVDFIALYPSWESSIPQILLVLFALCMVFWKNRPMKWTKKDQHQQITVNH; encoded by the coding sequence ATGCGTAGGAAAATAAGGGACAGGAAAATAAGCCGCGCCTTATTCCTGTTCGTATTGGCGGTCGTGTTTATTTTGCCAATATCGGCACAAGCTGCCAGCCAAGGAACGGAGAATTTGACACAGGCCGAAACAATTGTCGATAAGGCATTGTCAGAGGCGAACCAAGGTCATCTATCGCAAGCAAAAGATACATATCAGAAATTTCCGGATATGTGGTTAAAAATCGAAGATAGCGTGAAGACGGAATCGGGTCAGGCTTACAGCGACATTGAATTAAATATGGGTCAAGTGGATTACGCTCTTATACAGAATAAACAACCGGGAATTGTCAAGGCTCTGCAAGGTCTGAAAGATGTGAATGAAAGATTCATTCATGGACAATACGCAAAAGGCGAACAGTTCAAGAAAGAATCGATCACACTTGGCGATTTTTTAAACATGTTGCAAGAAACCAAGAAACAAACACAAAATCACGATCAGCAAGCGGCACTTCAAGATATTGGGAAGGTTCGGCAATCATGGCTGAGTGTAGAAGGTGTTGTTGTTGCACAGTCAGCGAGCATCTATGGCGATTCGGAACGGGATATGGTGACAATCAATGCGATGATTGCGGCAGGCAATGATCAAGGCGCAGCTCAAATATTGGATCGGATGATTCAATATTTGACTCCACTGGCTACGAAAACAGGATATACGATTTGGGATGCCGCGATGATTCCGATTCGCGAAGGGCTAGAGGCATTGCTTGTTGTGGCGGCATTGCTTGCATTCGTTAAAAAATCGAATCAAAGCAAAGGAAAAGTATGGATCTGGAGCGGAGTATTCGGCGGTCTCGGAGTCAGTGCGATTTTAGCCGTGGTTGTGAAGCTTGTATTCTCATCCGGAGCGTTTGGCAACAATAACTTTCTGATTTCCGGCTGGACGGGTGTGATCGCTGCCGCCATGCTGTTATACATGGCTTATTGGCTGCATAGTCAGTCGAATATAAAAGATTGGCAAAAATACCTGCGCACCCAAAGTCAATCGGCTGTGGATACAGGAAGACTTGTTTCCCTTGGCGTCCTGTCATTTCTTGCCGTCTTTCGCGAAGGGACGGAAACTGTTTTGTTTATCATTGGGATGATCAATCAGATCAGCATTCAAAATCTCATACTTGGCCTGTTGCTCGGGCTCGGAATATTAGCTGTCCTTGCTTTTCTGATGCTCGTCGTCGGAATCAAGCTCCCGATGCGGCCGTTTTTCATGGTTTCCAGTTTCATTGTGTTCTATTTATGTTTGAAATTTACTGGGATGGGGATCCATAGTTTGCAACTGGCAGGAACCTTGCCTTCAACAACGGCGCCTCTTCCCAGCGTGGATTTCATAGCGCTCTATCCATCCTGGGAGAGCAGCATCCCGCAAATTCTGTTAGTGTTGTTCGCGCTATGTATGGTTTTCTGGAAAAACCGTCCGATGAAATGGACGAAAAAAGATCAACATCAGCAAATTACTGTAAATCACTGA
- a CDS encoding O-methyltransferase — MKDERVWSVLQKLEELEKNPNLEEGLWHISKETGLLLNIVLRHSGAKRILEIGTSSGYSTLFLADAARENGGKVTTCELSPFKIQLAKQSFDEAGLSDYIELLEGNALETIERLDGPWDFVFIDAMKDEYIFYLSMLWPKMRKGGLIVADNMLSHEGVLGIEAYKVTVDILEDGSSVTVPIGSGDQFTCKISE; from the coding sequence GTGAAAGATGAACGGGTATGGAGCGTACTTCAGAAACTAGAGGAACTCGAAAAAAACCCAAACTTAGAAGAGGGGCTTTGGCATATTTCAAAAGAAACCGGATTGCTCCTTAATATAGTATTACGACATAGTGGTGCAAAACGAATTTTGGAAATTGGCACATCAAGCGGCTATTCCACGCTATTTCTTGCAGATGCAGCGCGGGAGAACGGCGGAAAAGTGACCACATGCGAATTAAGTCCATTTAAAATACAATTAGCCAAACAGTCGTTTGACGAAGCTGGCTTATCTGATTATATTGAACTGCTGGAAGGAAATGCATTGGAAACGATTGAGCGGCTGGATGGTCCATGGGATTTTGTTTTTATCGATGCAATGAAAGATGAATATATATTTTACTTAAGTATGCTTTGGCCTAAAATGCGTAAAGGCGGTCTGATTGTGGCCGACAATATGCTGTCACATGAAGGTGTATTAGGGATTGAAGCATATAAAGTGACAGTGGACATACTTGAAGACGGATCTTCCGTAACAGTCCCGATTGGTTCGGGAGATCAATTTACGTGTAAAATAAGTGAATGA
- a CDS encoding aromatic ring-hydroxylating oxygenase subunit alpha, with amino-acid sequence MQNAWYIAATSEELKEGILPRTILSRDILLYRDSKGIAHALKNQCVHRGARLSDGKIHEDCIVCPFHGWEFFSDGQCMYIPANGTNASIPTGAKVESYPVCETAGFVWVYIGKQNHVQELALPKEATSPSFRGVPFSAEWNAHVTRVVESILDVSHLPFVHPNSTGDVNPIVDGPDFEVTERHIRIEAQAFHPLLKTPLNQVEERGSSTILFSFPNQILLRTNMVKDNGHQMCTYLSFTPVNDETIKIYGLALRNFLLDVDLIDEIHYEHNVKVLEEDRPIVEGLKPKISPLDLSKEKHVRSDGPQVRFRIMFRKALEEELLEEEFQE; translated from the coding sequence ATGCAGAACGCTTGGTACATTGCTGCGACGAGTGAAGAACTGAAAGAGGGAATTCTTCCGCGTACGATTCTATCTAGAGATATCTTGCTCTATAGAGATTCAAAAGGAATTGCACATGCGTTAAAAAATCAATGTGTCCATCGGGGGGCCAGGTTGTCTGACGGGAAAATTCATGAGGATTGTATTGTTTGCCCTTTTCACGGCTGGGAATTTTTCAGTGATGGACAATGCATGTACATTCCGGCGAATGGAACGAATGCAAGTATTCCAACAGGCGCGAAAGTCGAAAGCTATCCAGTATGTGAAACGGCCGGATTTGTTTGGGTATATATCGGCAAACAAAATCATGTTCAAGAGCTTGCATTGCCCAAAGAGGCAACAAGTCCTTCCTTTAGAGGCGTGCCTTTTTCTGCAGAATGGAATGCACATGTAACAAGGGTTGTTGAAAGTATTCTCGATGTATCCCATTTGCCATTTGTACATCCAAACTCTACAGGTGACGTAAACCCGATCGTTGATGGACCGGATTTTGAAGTTACCGAAAGGCACATTCGAATTGAGGCGCAAGCGTTCCACCCGCTGCTCAAAACTCCGTTGAATCAAGTGGAGGAAAGAGGTTCGTCAACCATTCTATTTTCATTCCCGAATCAAATTTTATTGCGTACAAATATGGTAAAAGATAATGGACATCAAATGTGTACCTATCTTTCCTTTACTCCGGTAAATGACGAAACAATTAAAATATATGGCCTTGCATTGCGCAATTTTCTGTTAGATGTCGACTTGATCGACGAAATCCACTATGAACATAACGTAAAAGTCCTTGAAGAGGATCGGCCCATTGTGGAAGGTCTAAAACCGAAAATATCACCGCTGGATCTTTCAAAAGAAAAACACGTTCGTTCTGATGGGCCGCAAGTCCGTTTCAGAATCATGTTTCGAAAAGCGCTTGAAGAGGAATTGCTTGAAGAGGAATTTCAGGAATAA
- a CDS encoding polysaccharide deacetylase family protein, whose translation MPSITQIPSGVLLTFDDGPSEYVIPLLNILKRKHVMAFFFWLGENLSPSQSISQVLAEGHGIGSHGFHHKILSDLSYQEQYWEIQQSKVALENCIQSPIRFFRPPNGRMNEDTIAIAKSFHLHCVRWNIGSWDWAHAHDPDTIADHVVGHVSSGSIVLLHELPQTVIILEQLIDRIREKGLDFAGPEALDLRVGL comes from the coding sequence TTGCCTAGCATAACACAAATACCTTCCGGTGTGCTTTTGACATTTGATGACGGACCATCTGAGTATGTGATACCATTATTAAATATTCTGAAGCGTAAACATGTAATGGCGTTTTTCTTCTGGCTGGGTGAGAATCTATCGCCATCTCAATCGATATCGCAGGTACTCGCAGAAGGACACGGGATTGGGAGTCATGGATTTCATCATAAAATATTGTCTGATTTATCGTATCAAGAACAATATTGGGAAATTCAACAGAGTAAAGTCGCATTGGAAAACTGCATACAATCACCCATTCGGTTTTTCCGGCCGCCAAATGGCAGAATGAATGAAGATACAATTGCAATCGCAAAATCTTTCCATCTGCATTGCGTAAGATGGAATATTGGTTCATGGGACTGGGCTCATGCTCATGATCCGGATACAATTGCCGATCATGTGGTCGGACATGTTTCATCCGGTTCTATCGTGCTATTGCATGAACTTCCGCAAACCGTAATCATTCTGGAGCAGTTGATTGATCGGATCCGGGAGAAAGGGCTGGACTTTGC